The window TTTTGGACTGTGTTGGCACCGTGCCTGGactatttcttgttttattggcTTTCCCCTCGTGTCAAGCCCTCTAGATATTGTTGGCCGATTGTAAACCCACGCTTGCCCTGAACATTGGTGCTTTAACACTGTGTGGTATGACTCGGCTTGGGTATGGCTCAGTATGGTACAGCATGGCTTGATTTGGCACAGTTCACATTTCCACTGTAGTTTAGTACTGCTGTAGAGTGGACGGGATtattcacattattacagttgcGCCACCTTTACTGCTGCGactcgtgaaaaaaaaaaaaaaaacattccgtgtcaccccatcaagctctcgctggatccGCTCCTCTGCTTTCAACAAGAGGAACATCTATACTACCCCAACAAACAACGACAGCCATTTTTGGGTTTTAAAAAAAGGAGCACTTGTTCTAAAGAGTTGCGTTCGATCCTTTGCTTGCTGTGTTGATTTAAATCTAGctgttcttttgtgtttgtgtcacaagTTCAGTGACACATGTAGTGACGATTCTCTCCGGCCAATCCATGATCAACAGAGTTTACACGTCACGTTTTGGTAagagaactaaaaaaaaagaggtgGTACTAAAAATTTACCAGGTACTGGTAATATTGAGAGATATTGAGTATCACAAAGTCCAGCAATTATAATCACATaacctttctttctttaaattttCACAAAACTATTTTGGTGTCTTGGGTGCTGCACTTTTTGTGGACCTATGTTTATTAAACAGACCAGACAGACCAGTTCAGTGTGTGGTGGAGGAACGACTCAGGAGTCTAATCAGAGtgcaaaatcattaaataaacatttgctttGAAGCTTGGATCAGTGCGAAGGGATCAGACCACTTGGCCACCTGGCTCTTGCCAGGTGGGTTGCATCATTGCCAAACAATTAGGAAACACAAATTATACCTAAATGCAATGTTATGGTTTACCACTGATGGCCTTCTTAACAACCTCTAAAGCACTTAATTAGTCACATAGGATTTGACCGGGAAGATTTTGTAAACTATTTTCTTTGATGCTCGTCCGATCCTTAGAGATTTTACCAGTGTTAGAATGGAAGgcctatacatatacatatacatatacatatacatatacatatacatatacatatacatatacatatacatatacatatacatatacatatgtggGCTGTATAATTGGCAAAACAATTAGGAAACCCAAATTAATTACACTGATATACAAAATTGTGGTTTACCACTGATGGCCTTCTTAACAACCTCTAAGGCATGTAATAAATCACAAAAGGTATTTGGTCAATGATTTTCTGTGATGCACGTCTAATCCTGAGATTTTAACAGTGTAAGAATGGAAGAATATGTAAaccaataaaaaagaaagataaattaattaaaataacaataaaataatataataataaaggtctattattatttttaaagtttaaaaacatgGCAGTTGACTTACATttacaacataaatgtaaaaatgatgtaATATCCAAATTAATTTAACAAAGTTTAATATTTTGCAGCCAATTAAATAGTTGGAGAGCAGCAGCAGTTCTTGCTGTTGACCTAAATCATGCAGACAGGGATATGCATACTTTCACAACCACAACCCCCCACACCCCAAAAAATGCTCCAGATCTTCCTTATCATAAAACTTGTTGTTTGCTTTTTGCTGCTCAATGTTTCCCTCTTCCCTCCATATTTAAGTTCAGTGCACTCCATAAAACAAGCAACTGCTAACTACGTATCACTTTTCCCTTACGAGTGACACATGTGACATTACAGATCAAGTTCTCAATGTTCTTTCGTCTCTGAGGACAGCTTCTTCTACTGCactgcagaacaaacaaaatgGTAAAATAAGGCAGAACACCACAGTTCGAGGTCAAAAAATGATAGCTCTGTTAATGACTAGCCAAAAGAAACATTCAAACATTCTGAATGTGCTTATCCAACAGTGAATATTTGACAACTTATATATTagattagttaaaaaaataaaaatactttacagcaaaatgtctttattaaatgtaaatttaacaatttattgatatataacttataacttatttaataaatggaaaaataaaaaagttttaagcaattgattatttttttaacacagtTTTGCTATAGGGTCTTGTTAACCAGATGAAGAAAATATGTCTACATAAAAAACCTTGGATACAATATAtagataaaacatgtttttaagtaTATACATGTGATTGTTATCCACAATATAGCAAAAGCACATTGCCTGTTGATTCACAAACAATCCTTCCAGTCACTGCCAACtcgatttgttttgtttggattgTTTGGTTGTTAATTGCTATAATGATGCTTTGCGTTCATAGCGTGAAATTAATCCATCCTTTGGGAAAATAAATCCCATTCCTTTATCATGAAGCAAATCTTCAGCAGTATAAAAGTGGGCTGCCCGTCTCTAATTATCTTTTAATTTCTCTTCCAACAGAGGCAGTGTGGTGAGTGAATAAGTGTGAAGTTCATTTCGTGAATGCAGATCAGATCAGATGCAGAATCTCCTATTAATAATCCAGTGAACATTACATTAGATATTTGAGATAACTCCTGCTATTCTACATTGTTCTCATTTACTCCATTCCAGACTAAGTTGATTTGATTTTGCAACTTAACTCCCTTTCAGCCTTTGTAACATCCGCAGCTCTGCAGAGTGCCTGAAACCATGCAGAATCTGACAGACCTCACAGGCAACACGACGTCCGGCGTTAACCTCTCTGTCATTGTGAAGGTGTGTGTGGTGATTCCGTTCTTCATTGCCTTCCTGTTCTTCATCCTCCTGACGCTGTGCACCTTTGCATCTCACAGGCAGTTCTTTGACAGCTCCCGTTATATCCTCTTCACCTACATGCTGATCAACGACACCCTGCAGCTCTTCTCCTCCGTATCTCTTTTCTTGCTTGCGATGGGTGGTGTGCAATTTGCGGTCATCTTCTGTGCTCCACTGATTTTTGTGTCCACTGCTACCTTCCTAAACACCCCACTCATCCTTTCCACTATGTCATTGGAGCGCTACGTGGCTATTTTCTATCCTCTTCACCGTCCTGCAATCTGGAGAGCTGAGAGGATTTGGATCATCATTGTAAGCATGTGGATCATCAGTTGCATCCTGCCCACCGTTGACTTTGTCTTGATGCGGCTCAAGCCCAATGTAGACATCCATTCAACACCTGTGCTCTGTAAACCCACTGTGCTCAATGCTTCTCCCATTCAGGCTCTGTTCAAAGTGAGCCTCAATGGGATCTTCTTTGCAGTGGTCGCTGTGGTTATCCTCTTCACATATATTCGGATCCTGCTGGAGACCCGGCGGATGCGGCAGGACCGGGTGTCAGTGAGGAAGGCTCTGCACACAGTGCTGCTTCACGGGTTCCAGCTGCTCCTCAGCGTGATGGCCTTCTCCCAGCCTGTCGCAGAACTCTTACTTTTCCAGCGTGTAAACTTGTCTCAAGCAGATATATCTTTTATCTATTATTTCTGCTTCATTCTGCTTCCCCGCTTTCTGAGCCCGCTCATTTATGGACTTAGAGATGAGAGCCTCAGAAGCTATATGAAGAAAGCCATGCCTTGTTTTGGTGCACGGATTGACCCACATAAAGAagtcaaaatcattaaataacaGTGCAAGAACAATGGGTTTTGTGAGAGTGACAGATCAAGCATTTAAAATCAATGTAAATTCTgtaatgtctatctatctatctatctatctatctatctatctatctatctatctatctatctatctttatatctatctatctggattgaaaatatattttaaaaaaaatgtaaagctaaataataatatgatCATAATATAACCATGCTTGagtgtaaaaaataattacattattgtaAGATCTTAGTATCATTCAGGAATTCATCCTTTAACTTATGTGCATTATTTGCTATGAAGTTGAGAATCTTTGagaatgaaaatatattacattttgtgaaTATATCATTCAGGACAACATTGTAAGAAAGTTCATCTCGGATGAAGCATAATAACAAAtgaagcataataataataataataataataataataagtattattattattattattatttatctctgaatttccagcagccattacttcagtcttcagtgttgcatgatccatcagaaatcattataatatgctgatttggtgctcaaaaaacatttcttatcaatgttgtgAACAATTGCTTAATATcttttgtgtaaaccatgatatATGCtctttgattctttgatgaatatacagttcaaaagcataaaaaccgaaatcttttgtaactttataaatgtctttaatatgACTTTTGTCCCTTTTACTTTCGATTTCATGCatacttgcagaataaaagtattaatttcttaaaaacttAAAGAACTTACTTACCCTAAACTTGTGTATAACGTACTTGTGCTAAAGgtatatttgtgaaaatgtgagCACAGTCGATATGGAGGTTGTTATCAAGTAAAACCAAATCTGACCATTCATGATGCTTATTGTCGTCTGCTACACTgcaatgtgtgtactgtatgctTTTTTGgaagcaatataaaatatattccaaacaACCATCAAATATAGATACTTTGCATTTTGGAAGATGAAGTTGCTGTAAATGCATATCCTATTCATACGCATAAATGTCTTAGTCTTACatgttgaattaaaataaatatatatgtaaataaacacacatgctaCATATTGCCGCTGTCGGCCTGAAATTTCTTGTCTttacatttcagcttttttttatttttatcagtgctaTTGGTCATCTTTATGTCTGTTTGTGGGTTTTTACAAATATTCAACCAatgaaaagcatttaaaacagCTTGTGAC is drawn from Carassius auratus strain Wakin chromosome 40, ASM336829v1, whole genome shotgun sequence and contains these coding sequences:
- the LOC113058897 gene encoding odorant receptor 131-2-like; this encodes MQNLTDLTGNTTSGVNLSVIVKVCVVIPFFIAFLFFILLTLCTFASHRQFFDSSRYILFTYMLINDTLQLFSSVSLFLLAMGGVQFAVIFCAPLIFVSTATFLNTPLILSTMSLERYVAIFYPLHRPAIWRAERIWIIIVSMWIISCILPTVDFVLMRLKPNVDIHSTPVLCKPTVLNASPIQALFKVSLNGIFFAVVAVVILFTYIRILLETRRMRQDRVSVRKALHTVLLHGFQLLLSVMAFSQPVAELLLFQRVNLSQADISFIYYFCFILLPRFLSPLIYGLRDESLRSYMKKAMPCFGARIDPHKEVKIIK